The Nerophis lumbriciformis linkage group LG34, RoL_Nlum_v2.1, whole genome shotgun sequence genome includes a window with the following:
- the commd5 gene encoding COMM domain-containing protein 5, which produces MSSTQEKDSSFLGGRIPPEIEFMAKNLKDVEQEMFRKLLKAVVNALEGKDCRDTMKSIAETSVLPQDKLSHVVAGMYRILSEAIRKPQALLKQEAFKEDLRDLRIPEDFIMDFCSVVFGNRRAALEAATSQRDPHLPTVDEFKWRVDVAISTSSLARALQPSVLMQMKLSNGCFHQFEVPVAKFQELRYNVALILKEMNDLEKRSILRIQD; this is translated from the exons ATGTCATCAACCCAAGAAAAGGACAGCAGCTTTCTGGGTGGTAGAATACCGCCTGAGATCGAGTTTATGGCAAAGAACCTCAAGGATGTGGAGCAAGAGATGTTCAGAAAATTACTGAAAG CGGTGGTGAATGCCCTGGAGGGGAAGGACTGCAGAGACACGATGAAGTCAATAGCAGAGACGAGTGTCCTTCCACAGGACAAGCTGAGTCATGTTGTAGCTGGGATGTACAGAATATTGTCTGAGGCTATTCGTAAACCACAGGCATTGCTTAAGCAGGAG GCCTTTAAAGAGGATCTTCGCGACCTAAG GATACCAGAAGACTTTATCATGGATTTCTGCAGTGTGGTATTTGGAAATCG GCGTGCAGCTCTGGAAGCAGCGACTTCTCAGAGGGACCCCCACCTGCCTACAGTAGATGAGTTTAAATGGAGAGTGGATGTAGCCATCTCTACAAG CTCTCTGGCCAGAGCACTGCAGCCTTCTGTGCTGATGCAGATGAAACTGTCCAATGGATGTTTTCACCAATTTGAG GTGCCAGTGGCGAAATTCCAGGAACTGCGCTACAACGTGGCTCTGATCCTCAAAGAAATGAACGATTTGGAAAAGAGAAGCATTCTGAGGATCCAAGATTGA
- the fam199x gene encoding protein FAM199X, with protein MSDSLYEKFLAPEEPFPLLSQRANLSDVGTLDVSDFGCQLSSCHRTDPLRRFHSNRWNLTSCGTSVASSECSEELFSSVSVGDQDDCYSLLDDQDLTSLDLFPEGSVCSDVSSSISTYWDWSDSEFEWQLPGSDITSGSDVLSDIIPSVPSSPCLVPKRKPKPHPHHNLDELPWSAMTNDEQVEYIEYLSRKVSTEMGLREQLDIIKIIDPCAQISPTDSEFIIELNCLTDEKLKQVRNYIREHGPRQRASSIREGWKRSSHSSASTGGVSGASSSNASMVSSASSSTGSTASNSVAGGPASACSGGSVANISRAHSDGNLSNAAERIRDSKKRSKQRKLQQKALRKRQLKEQRQARKERLSGLFLNEEVLSLRVTEEDSHGDDLDILM; from the exons ATGTCCGATTCTCTGTATGAGAAGTTTTTGGCCCCAGAGGAGCCTTTCCCTCTCCTCTCACAGAGAGCAAACCTCAGTGATGTCGGAACCCTTGACGTCAGTGATTTTGGCTGCCAACTCTCATCCTGTCACAGGACGGACCCCCTACGCCGTTTCCACAGCAACAG ATGGAACCTGACGTCCTGTGGGACGAGTGTGGCCAGCTCCGAGTGCAGCGAGGAGCTCTTCTCCTCGGTGTCCGTGGGCGACCAGGATGACTGCTACTCCCTGCTGGACGACCAGGATCTGACCTCCCTGGACCTGTTTCCAGAGGGCAGCGTGTGCAGCGACGTCTCCTCCTCCATCAGCACATACTGGGACTGGTCCGACAGCGAGTTTGAGTGGCAG TTGCCAGGAAGCGACATCACCAGCGGCAGCGATGTCCTGTCCGACATCATTCCTAGTGTTCCGAGTTCCCCTTGCCTGGTTCCCAAAAGGAAGCCCAAACCTCATCCTCACCACAACCTGGATGAGCTGCCTTGGAGCGCCATGACCAATGACGAACAA GTGGAGTACATCGAGTACCTGAGTCGTAAGGTCAGCACGGAGATGGGCCTGCGAGAGCAACTGGACATCATCAAGATCATCGACCCCTGCGCTCAGATCTCGCCCACGGACAGCGAGTTCATCATCGAGCTCAACTGTCTGACGGACGAGAAGCTGAAGCAG GTACGTAACTACATCAGAGAGCACGGCCCCAGGCAGCGGGCCAGCAGCATCCGGGAAGGCTGGAAGAGGAGCAGCCACAGCAGCGCCAGCACAGGCGGCGTCAGCGGCGCCAGCAGCAGCAATGCCAGCATGGTCAGCTCGGCCAGCTCCTCTACGGGATCCACTGCGTCCAACTCTGTCGCAG GTGGTCCCGCCTCAGCCTGCAGTGGAGGCAGTGTTGCTAACATAAGCAGAGCACACAGCGACGGTAACCTTTCCAACGCTGCCGAACGCATCAGAGATTCTAAA AAGCGATCCAAGCAGCGTAAGCTCCAGCAGAAAGCCCTTCGTAAGCGGCAGCTGAAGGAGCAGCGGCAGGCCCGCAAGGAGCGTCTGAGCGGTCTCTTCCTGAACGAGGAGGTGCTGTCGCTGCGAGTGACCGAGGAGGACAGCCACGGAGACGACCTGGATATACTGATGTGA